Part of the Terriglobales bacterium genome, ATCTTCGACCACGACCTCTCCCCGTCGCAGCAGCGCAACATCGAAAACGAAGTGAAGCCGCGAGTCATTGACCGCACCCAGCTCATCCTCGACATCTTCGCCCGGCATGCACGCACGCGAGAAGGGCAGCAGCAGGTGGAGCTGGCGCAGCTCCAGTACTTGCTGCCGCGGCTGGGCGGGCGCGGTGTCGAGATGTCGCAGTTGGGCGGCGGCATCGGCACGCGCGGTCCCGGTGAAACGCAGCTGGAAACCGACCGGCGCAAGATCTTCCGCCGCATCCGGCACATCCAGCAGCAGCTGGACAACGTGCGCAGGATTCGCGCGCAACAGCGTCAGAGGCGGGAATCGGTTCCGGTCGCGACGGTGGCGCTGGTCGGCTACACCAATGCCGGCAAGTCAACGCTGTTTAACGCGCTGACGCAGGCGGGGGTGTTGGAGTCGTCCAAGATGTTCGCCACCCTGGATCCGACCATCCGCGGGGTGACGCTGCCCTCGAAGCGCAAGGTGCTGCTGTCGGACACGGTGGGATTCATCCGCAACCTGCCGCACACGCTGGTGTCCGCTTTTCGCGCCACGCTGGAAGAAGTGCAGCGCGCATCGCTGGTGCTGCAGGTGTCGGATGCCAGCAGCCCGCTTGGGCAGGAGCAGGCGGCGCAGGTGGAGAAGGTGCTGCGCGAATTGGTGGCGGACAAGAAGCCGCGGCTGCAGGTGGTCAACAAGATCGACGTGCTGCCGGAGGGGGAACGCGAGCGCCTGCGCGGCGACGCGCACACCGTTTACGTCTCGGCGCTGCGCAGGCACGGCTTGGATGGGCTGCTGGAGCGCATCGACCAGCTGCTGGAGGAAGACCCCGTCCAACAGGTACGTTTGCGGGTGCCACAATCGGAGGGCAAGGCGCTGGCCATGCTGGAAGCGCGCGCGCGCATCTGTTCCCGGCGCTATCGGGACGGCATGGTGGACATGGAGGCGCAGGCGCCGGAGAGTGTGGTCAGGAAGGTGGGGAGATTTGTGGTAAATCGGTGATTGGCGTCGGTGATCGGCGATCGGTAGTGGGTGATCGGTACTCGGGGGTTAGCCTATGACGCGATCCGGAGCTCATTCAACGGGGTTGGAACCGAACGAATCACCGACCACGAGAAGTAAAATGGGCCCGTTGCCAAGGAGCGGTGACGTGTCCTTACCAACAGGCCCATTCGATCCTGAATCGGATCGGAGGTGATACTTATATGTTAACCCTCTGGGTGCCGAAGTCAAGGTAAACCGCAAGATTTTGCACCTAGTCCGGCCCGCTGCCCGGTCCCGGTGCAGCACGGGAAACGCCACCCAGAGAACGCGTTGAAGTCCGTTCAAAATCAATCGAATGCGCGTTGACAGCGACTCTGACCGAGTGTTAGTTTTGTCAGTTCACGAAGCCATCATTCGCTAGCCCAGTTTACCCATCGAAATGGATGAGACGCTCCGACAATTAGGCGGATTACTGCTCGGATCGATTCCGACCATTCTGCTGTTTTTGGTCACCTTCTTTTCCTACCGCCTGATCGTTCACGGCAGGCTGGAGCAGGTATTGCACGAGCGCTACCAACGCACGGAAGGCGCGATTGAGAAGGCGCGTGCCGACGTTGCTTCCGCCGAAGCCAAGACCAGCGAGTACGAGCAGCGGCTCCGGGAAGCACGCATGGCGATTTTCAGAGCGCAGGAAGCGCGGCGGCAAAAGGCGCTGGCGGCGCGAGCAACCGCCATGGCCGAAGCGCGCGAACGCGCCCGCCAACAGGTGGCACAGGCGCGGAGTCACGTCAGTCAAGAACTGGAAGCGGCCAAGCGGCAACTGCTCCCAGAAAGCGACCGGCTGGCGGGCGAGGTAATCCGTGCCATCCTGAAGCCTGTGGCGGTGGCGCAATCTCCGGCCGGCGGTGGGCAATGAAGGCCGCCAGAGTGCCGCGTTTCATCCCGCTTGCGCTGTTCGGTGTTCTGCTGCTCACAGGCGCCGCGGTGGCTCAGGAAAAATCTCCGGGGCCGAAAGTGCCGCCGCCGAAATCGGCCGAGCCGGTCAAGCCTGCCGGCGAGCAACATCGCAGGGCCGAACCCCAGGCCGAGACTCCCGGCCAGGAGTTGGCGGAGGCCTCCGAGGCGGCCGCAGGCGAAGAGAATGCAGAGTTCAAGCAGTCGGCGTCGGTGAAGTTGCTTGCCAGAATTACCGGGCTCAGCCTTCACGCTGCTTATTGGCTTGCCATTGCACTGAACTTCGCGGTCATTGCGGGCGCGGTCCTGTGGTTCGTGAGGTCCAAGCTTCCGGGGTTGTTCCGCTCGCGCACCGAAGCCATCCGAAAAACGATGGAGGAGGCGCAGCGCGCCAGCGCCGACGCCGCCCGGCGTTTGGGCGAGATCGAAAGCCGCCTGGCCAAGCTGGACAACGAAGTTGCCGAGATGCGAGCGCAGGCCGACGCTGAAGCGGTGGCGGAAGAGCAGCGCATCAAGGCGGCCGCCGAGGAAGACGCCCGCAAAGTCGTGGAATCAGCTGCGCAAGAGGTTGGGGCCGCCTTCCGCGTGGCACAGCGCGAGTTGAAGGCCTATGCCGCGGAACTGGCGATTTCGCTTGCCGAAAAGCGCATCCAGGTTGACGCCGCCACCGACCGCGCCCTGGTCGAAAGCTTTGTCGGGCAGCTGGGGAAAAACGGCGCTGGCAAGGAGGGCAAGTAGATGGCGGTGATCACCAGCCGCTACGCGCGTGCTTTTGCCGACGCGGTGGACAACATGCACGCCACGGCGG contains:
- the hflX gene encoding GTPase HflX; protein product: MRGPDNKRSLERLRGRRAPHETRSRDAAERVFLVGLDYRVKAHISSKREDGAVPPSARAARDASLVPAEAKSARPPQFSAEESLAELKELATSAGAEVVGEFLQHKDKPDPATLIGRGKLEEIAGAAAMSGADLIIFDHDLSPSQQRNIENEVKPRVIDRTQLILDIFARHARTREGQQQVELAQLQYLLPRLGGRGVEMSQLGGGIGTRGPGETQLETDRRKIFRRIRHIQQQLDNVRRIRAQQRQRRESVPVATVALVGYTNAGKSTLFNALTQAGVLESSKMFATLDPTIRGVTLPSKRKVLLSDTVGFIRNLPHTLVSAFRATLEEVQRASLVLQVSDASSPLGQEQAAQVEKVLRELVADKKPRLQVVNKIDVLPEGERERLRGDAHTVYVSALRRHGLDGLLERIDQLLEEDPVQQVRLRVPQSEGKALAMLEARARICSRRYRDGMVDMEAQAPESVVRKVGRFVVNR
- a CDS encoding ATP synthase F0 subunit B codes for the protein MKAARVPRFIPLALFGVLLLTGAAVAQEKSPGPKVPPPKSAEPVKPAGEQHRRAEPQAETPGQELAEASEAAAGEENAEFKQSASVKLLARITGLSLHAAYWLAIALNFAVIAGAVLWFVRSKLPGLFRSRTEAIRKTMEEAQRASADAARRLGEIESRLAKLDNEVAEMRAQADAEAVAEEQRIKAAAEEDARKVVESAAQEVGAAFRVAQRELKAYAAELAISLAEKRIQVDAATDRALVESFVGQLGKNGAGKEGK